A window of the Streptomyces sp. NBC_00250 genome harbors these coding sequences:
- a CDS encoding TIM-barrel domain-containing protein, which translates to MRYGSNPGVRPPRRRFTATAIAMVLAGAGMATAGTVGVATAAVETAGSVTDFSQSGSTFTATTSSGAKARISFARSDIFRIWLAPDGSFTNDPAGSALAVKTDFGPVTTSYSDAGSYYRITTPELSIRVNKAPLKFSVYRADNTTLVWQETAPTSWDSGKTTQHLAQGADEQFYGTGLRLGEWALRGKTVPVAVDNKWNENDNASPAPFYMSTKGYGVMRNTWAPGAYDFRSPGAFTHNENRFDAWYFVDTSLKGVLDDYTDVSGKPFMAPHWGFELGNADCWNASNPDYRGDHTRAEHQTTRDVVGYASDARAADMPSGWFLPNDGYGCGYTDLADTVKALGEKGFKTGLWTSTGLANIKDEVGVSGSRGVKTDVAWIGGGYKSAFNGVQQAVDGIEKNSDARRFVWTVDGWAGTQRNAVVWTGDTSGTWDDMRWHVPAITGAGLSGLNYATGDVDGIYGGSPKTYVRDLQWKSFTPAFMTMSGWGLTNPEAGYQDKQPWRFAEPYLSINRKYLQLKMRLMPYLYSMSRVAHETGVPSTRAMVLEYPNDPVARGNETSGQFMAGDSFLVAPVVSDTDVRNGIYLPAGTWTDYWTGKTYTGPGWINGYSAPLDTLPLFVKGGAIVPMWPKMNYTGEKSVSTLTYDIHPRGNSSFTLYEDDGITRAHEGGAFAEQKVDVTAPASGSGDVTVSVGAATGSYTGKPASRGYEFSVHTAKAPTGVTVGSTALAQQSSKSAYNAATTGWYFDATDRGGILWIKSGSKSGAFTVKATGTTLPTAGAIPVSPQISKTNWTATADSQEASQPAGNAIDGNPASLWHTAWSSGTPTALPHELRIDLGKRYTVDGLSHQPRQDGGVNGRIGRYEVYVSDSTADWGSPVATGTLADIAGSTSLHLTPKTGRYLKLKALSEAGSRGPWTSLGELSATGTAAPLPSNTQLINAASGSCADLPGSSTTPGTKPTLYSCHGGGNQTWSFQSDGRLTGLNGVCLDGGAATEVTVQTCNTSAGQKWSLGAEGSIRSGGKCLAPVGSATANGTRLTLTTCGSGTDQRWSFTS; encoded by the coding sequence ATGAGATACGGGTCGAACCCGGGCGTACGCCCACCCCGCAGGAGATTCACAGCCACCGCGATCGCAATGGTCCTCGCCGGCGCCGGGATGGCGACCGCGGGGACCGTGGGAGTCGCCACGGCGGCCGTCGAGACGGCCGGTTCGGTGACGGATTTCAGTCAGTCGGGTTCCACGTTCACCGCCACGACGTCCTCGGGCGCCAAGGCACGCATCTCCTTTGCCCGCAGTGACATCTTCCGCATATGGCTCGCACCTGATGGTTCGTTCACGAACGATCCTGCCGGGAGCGCCCTCGCGGTCAAGACGGACTTCGGACCCGTGACGACGAGCTACAGCGATGCGGGCTCGTACTACCGGATCACCACTCCGGAACTTTCGATCCGGGTCAACAAGGCGCCGCTGAAATTCTCCGTCTACCGGGCGGACAACACCACGCTGGTGTGGCAGGAGACAGCGCCCACCAGTTGGGACAGCGGGAAGACCACGCAGCACCTCGCGCAGGGTGCGGACGAGCAGTTCTACGGCACGGGTCTGCGGCTCGGCGAGTGGGCGCTGCGCGGCAAGACCGTCCCGGTCGCGGTCGACAACAAGTGGAACGAGAACGACAACGCCAGCCCGGCGCCGTTCTACATGTCCACCAAGGGTTACGGCGTCATGCGCAACACCTGGGCGCCCGGCGCGTACGATTTCCGCTCTCCCGGGGCGTTCACCCACAACGAGAACCGGTTCGACGCCTGGTATTTCGTCGACACCTCGCTCAAGGGCGTCCTCGACGACTACACCGATGTCAGCGGCAAGCCGTTCATGGCCCCCCACTGGGGCTTCGAGCTCGGCAACGCCGACTGCTGGAACGCGTCCAACCCCGACTACCGGGGTGATCACACACGTGCCGAACACCAGACGACCAGGGACGTCGTCGGATACGCCTCGGACGCCCGCGCCGCCGACATGCCGTCGGGCTGGTTCCTGCCCAACGACGGATACGGCTGCGGCTACACGGACCTTGCCGACACCGTGAAGGCGCTCGGCGAGAAGGGCTTCAAGACCGGCCTGTGGACTTCCACCGGCCTCGCGAACATCAAGGACGAGGTCGGGGTCTCCGGCAGTCGGGGTGTCAAGACGGACGTCGCCTGGATCGGCGGCGGCTACAAGTCGGCGTTCAACGGAGTCCAGCAGGCCGTCGACGGCATCGAGAAGAACTCCGACGCGCGCCGTTTCGTGTGGACGGTCGACGGCTGGGCCGGCACCCAACGCAACGCGGTCGTCTGGACAGGCGACACCAGCGGCACCTGGGACGACATGCGCTGGCACGTGCCCGCCATCACGGGCGCCGGCCTGTCCGGTCTCAACTACGCGACCGGTGACGTGGACGGTATCTACGGCGGCAGCCCCAAGACGTACGTCCGGGACCTGCAGTGGAAGTCGTTCACGCCGGCGTTCATGACGATGTCCGGCTGGGGCCTCACCAACCCCGAGGCCGGTTACCAGGACAAGCAGCCCTGGCGCTTCGCGGAGCCGTACCTGTCGATCAACCGCAAGTACCTACAGCTGAAGATGCGCCTCATGCCGTACCTGTACAGCATGAGCCGCGTCGCGCACGAGACCGGTGTCCCCAGCACCCGGGCCATGGTGCTCGAGTACCCGAACGACCCCGTGGCCCGCGGCAACGAGACCAGCGGTCAGTTCATGGCGGGTGACTCCTTCCTCGTCGCCCCGGTCGTCTCCGACACCGACGTGCGCAACGGCATCTACCTCCCGGCGGGCACCTGGACCGACTACTGGACGGGCAAGACCTACACGGGGCCGGGCTGGATCAACGGCTACAGCGCCCCGCTCGACACGCTCCCCCTGTTCGTCAAGGGCGGCGCCATCGTCCCGATGTGGCCGAAGATGAACTACACGGGCGAAAAGAGCGTCTCGACGCTCACCTACGACATTCACCCACGTGGCAACTCCTCCTTCACCCTCTACGAGGACGACGGCATCACCCGCGCGCACGAGGGTGGCGCCTTCGCCGAGCAGAAGGTGGATGTCACAGCCCCGGCCTCCGGGTCCGGCGACGTCACCGTCTCCGTGGGGGCCGCCACCGGTTCCTACACCGGAAAGCCCGCCTCGCGCGGCTATGAGTTCAGCGTCCACACTGCGAAGGCGCCCACCGGTGTCACCGTCGGCAGCACGGCGCTGGCACAGCAGAGCTCCAAGAGCGCCTACAACGCCGCGACCACCGGCTGGTACTTCGACGCGACCGACCGCGGCGGCATCCTGTGGATCAAGTCCGGCAGCAAGTCCGGCGCGTTCACCGTCAAGGCGACCGGGACCACCCTCCCGACCGCCGGCGCGATCCCGGTCTCCCCTCAGATTTCGAAGACGAACTGGACCGCCACGGCCGACAGTCAGGAAGCCTCCCAGCCCGCGGGCAACGCGATCGACGGCAACCCCGCCTCGCTGTGGCACACCGCCTGGTCCTCCGGCACCCCCACGGCGCTGCCCCACGAGCTCCGGATCGACCTCGGCAAGCGGTACACCGTGGACGGCCTCTCCCACCAGCCGCGTCAGGACGGGGGAGTGAACGGCCGGATCGGCCGGTACGAGGTGTACGTATCCGACAGCACGGCCGACTGGGGTTCCCCGGTTGCGACCGGCACCCTTGCGGACATCGCCGGAAGCACCTCCCTGCACCTGACTCCGAAGACCGGCCGCTACCTGAAACTCAAGGCGCTCAGCGAAGCGGGCAGCCGCGGCCCCTGGACGAGCCTCGGCGAACTCTCCGCCACGGGCACGGCGGCACCGCTGCCGAGCAACACGCAACTGATCAACGCCGCTTCCGGCAGTTGCGCCGACCTGCCGGGCAGCAGCACCACACCCGGGACGAAGCCCACGCTGTACAGCTGCCACGGCGGCGGCAACCAGACGTGGTCGTTCCAGTCGGACGGGCGGCTGACCGGTCTGAACGGCGTCTGTCTCGATGGCGGTGCCGCCACGGAAGTCACCGTGCAGACGTGCAACACGAGTGCCGGACAGAAGTGGTCCCTCGGGGCCGAGGGATCGATCCGCAGCGGGGGCAAGTGCCTGGCGCCGGTGGGATCGGCCACGGCGAACGGCACGCGGCTGACCCTGACGACGTGTGGCAGTGGCACGGATCAGCGGTGGTCCTTCACCTCCTGA
- a CDS encoding response regulator transcription factor has product MARGFAHDLNGALDYALGIKEEPAPATETGSAQEEAPTVALTPREEQVAALVAQGMSNKQIAAQLVVSPRTVEGHVEHILAKLGFTSRAHIAAWNVRQTGPLRRGPQTARWRPADRRRGGVSRQ; this is encoded by the coding sequence GTGGCCCGCGGCTTCGCCCACGATCTCAACGGAGCGCTCGACTACGCGCTCGGCATCAAGGAGGAACCCGCACCTGCCACCGAGACGGGCAGCGCACAGGAGGAGGCCCCCACCGTCGCGCTGACCCCACGGGAAGAACAGGTCGCAGCACTGGTGGCACAGGGCATGTCGAACAAGCAGATCGCCGCGCAGCTCGTGGTTTCCCCACGGACCGTGGAAGGGCACGTCGAGCACATCCTCGCCAAGCTCGGCTTCACCTCCCGTGCCCACATCGCCGCCTGGAACGTCAGACAGACAGGGCCGCTGAGGCGGGGACCGCAGACGGCCCGCTGGAGACCAGCGGACCGTCGTCGCGGTGGAGTGTCCCGTCAGTAG
- a CDS encoding ATP-binding protein has translation MSTAAVQLQPRSTSVDADQRPELSLTIDHVAGISALRRRVVETLEALGCTEDLVDTAALLATELLSNGLTHADTGSAPRAVRLDMYWSGYDLTIAVTDADPRPPVARTSDGDEEHGRGLALVDALATCWGSIPLPNGKTVWCLLR, from the coding sequence ATGTCCACCGCAGCCGTCCAGCTCCAGCCTCGGTCCACCTCTGTGGACGCCGATCAGCGCCCTGAGCTGAGTCTCACCATCGACCACGTCGCGGGCATCAGCGCCCTGCGCCGGCGTGTCGTCGAGACCCTCGAGGCCCTCGGCTGCACCGAGGACCTGGTCGACACGGCCGCACTGCTGGCGACCGAGCTGCTCAGCAACGGACTGACGCACGCCGACACCGGCAGCGCGCCCCGCGCGGTCCGCCTGGACATGTACTGGAGCGGCTACGACCTGACCATCGCCGTGACCGACGCGGACCCGCGGCCGCCGGTCGCCAGGACCTCCGACGGCGACGAAGAGCACGGACGCGGCCTCGCACTCGTGGACGCACTGGCAACCTGCTGGGGCAGCATTCCCCTCCCGAACGGGAAGACCGTCTGGTGCCTCCTCAGGTGA
- a CDS encoding ATP-binding protein, translated as MVGRERELSLLASVLSRPTAVVFVEGEAGVGKTRLVQEATRALCDRGLRVLVGRCHPLREPIPFGPVLEALSAAAEWLPDVARLSPQTGALAPLLPGLADRLPPEPHTSADPRVARLQILGGLRNLLEALCPAVLVVEDMHWADETTRELLLWLTRDPPPGLTLVFTYRSEDLPRATPVLGAPYRRPPGTNGAEIRLDVLTERDVCELVGAVLGARATSRLARSVHERSAGLPLVVEEDLLSLTGRVAERRTQDEEADAHDELALLESAEVPRALQEAVHMRMARLSEPAIALVQAAAVLSVPSDFRTLAEVAVMDLDQATAALAETVRSALLREAGPALYGFRHALAQQAVYRDIIGPVRDGLHRRARRILEAQPTPPLVQIAHHTRALGDVRRWLREAEAAAGQALTLGDDGVAIALNHDILRQSDVSPDVRSRVALNLARIADYSVDYAAGATALQRIVADPELEPEARGEVRLALGLFLIDQRSDEQGYAELERAVDELRNRPDLSVRAMTSLARGEPHVPRTTAMAWMRRAERAVFEVPSALAKSAVHATSLDLMALDGNPEVWDLVDQLPRDVEDREVMGHHLRALKNVGVAAVERGFDGRGTRLLEECRVLSSRSGFRTTECNSRIALLTLDWLGGRWDGLEERFRVLGAEAPDMVPVTRAAAGIRGNLATARGQWARALQEFRRAASLEGRCTGAGGVVSAVSGIAQVHLAQGDAEAAWAVVAPVLDPPPTAPRAWANGLLLVAVRAALESGHREAAERLVDAVEEDTRGTDSPAVAAVFALTRGMILRQDGDLEGAALRFGRARSVYEDMTRPYAAANAAELLAEAMSTRDREAAGGELAQAADTYAALGATADTARCEGKLRDLGLWRPSSPGRRGYGLDLSPREKQVAHLLADGAANQDIARALVLSVRTVEHHVARTLKKLGVTREVLRRTDVLARPDHLLRSDNG; from the coding sequence ATGGTAGGCAGGGAGCGTGAGCTGTCCCTGCTGGCTTCCGTGCTCTCGCGTCCGACGGCGGTCGTCTTCGTGGAGGGTGAGGCAGGGGTCGGCAAGACCCGCCTGGTCCAGGAAGCGACGCGTGCGCTCTGCGACCGTGGCCTACGCGTGCTCGTCGGCCGGTGCCACCCGCTGCGGGAGCCGATTCCGTTCGGCCCGGTACTCGAGGCGTTGTCGGCAGCAGCCGAATGGCTCCCCGACGTGGCTCGGCTCAGCCCCCAGACCGGCGCGCTCGCGCCGCTGCTCCCCGGATTGGCCGACCGCCTTCCGCCGGAACCGCATACGTCGGCGGACCCCCGTGTCGCGCGGCTCCAGATCCTGGGGGGCCTCCGCAACCTCCTGGAAGCCCTCTGCCCGGCGGTACTCGTGGTCGAGGACATGCACTGGGCCGACGAGACCACACGGGAGCTCCTGCTGTGGCTGACACGTGACCCGCCGCCGGGCCTGACGCTCGTGTTCACCTACCGCAGCGAGGACCTGCCCCGGGCCACTCCGGTCCTGGGCGCCCCCTACCGGCGACCGCCCGGGACCAACGGGGCGGAGATCCGTCTCGATGTTCTCACCGAGCGAGACGTATGCGAACTCGTCGGCGCCGTTCTCGGCGCGAGGGCCACCTCGAGGCTGGCGCGTTCGGTCCACGAGCGCAGTGCGGGGCTGCCGCTCGTCGTGGAGGAGGACCTTCTCAGCCTGACAGGCCGGGTGGCGGAGCGCCGGACGCAGGACGAGGAGGCGGACGCGCACGACGAGCTTGCGCTGCTGGAGAGCGCGGAGGTGCCCCGAGCGCTTCAGGAGGCGGTGCACATGCGCATGGCGCGCCTGTCGGAGCCGGCGATCGCCCTCGTCCAGGCCGCCGCGGTCCTTTCCGTCCCCTCTGACTTCCGCACCCTGGCCGAGGTGGCAGTCATGGACCTGGATCAGGCCACCGCGGCCCTCGCTGAGACGGTCCGGTCGGCCCTGCTGCGCGAGGCCGGCCCCGCACTGTACGGCTTCCGCCACGCCTTGGCCCAGCAGGCCGTCTACCGCGACATCATCGGGCCGGTGCGCGACGGCCTTCACAGGCGCGCTCGGCGAATCCTGGAGGCGCAGCCGACTCCGCCCCTCGTGCAGATCGCTCACCACACCCGAGCTCTCGGCGACGTCCGCAGGTGGCTTCGGGAGGCCGAGGCGGCGGCCGGCCAGGCCCTCACCCTCGGGGACGACGGAGTGGCCATCGCCCTCAACCATGACATTCTCAGGCAGTCGGACGTGAGCCCCGATGTCCGCTCACGCGTCGCGCTGAACCTGGCACGCATCGCCGATTACAGCGTCGACTACGCCGCGGGCGCCACGGCGCTGCAGCGGATCGTCGCGGATCCCGAGCTGGAGCCGGAAGCGCGTGGGGAGGTCCGACTCGCCCTCGGACTGTTCCTGATCGATCAGCGGAGCGACGAGCAGGGCTATGCCGAGCTCGAACGCGCCGTGGACGAATTGCGGAACCGGCCCGACCTCTCCGTACGTGCCATGACGTCCCTGGCCCGGGGTGAGCCACACGTGCCCCGCACGACGGCCATGGCGTGGATGCGGCGGGCCGAACGCGCGGTGTTCGAGGTTCCGTCGGCGCTTGCCAAGTCGGCGGTGCATGCCACCAGCCTGGACCTGATGGCTCTCGACGGGAACCCGGAAGTCTGGGACCTCGTGGACCAGCTCCCGAGGGACGTCGAGGACCGCGAGGTCATGGGGCACCATCTGCGCGCCCTGAAGAACGTCGGCGTCGCCGCTGTGGAGCGCGGCTTCGACGGACGGGGCACCCGTCTGCTGGAGGAGTGCCGCGTGCTCAGCTCCCGGTCCGGCTTCCGGACGACGGAGTGCAACAGCCGTATCGCTCTGCTGACTCTTGACTGGCTGGGTGGCCGGTGGGACGGACTGGAGGAGCGGTTCCGCGTGCTCGGCGCCGAGGCGCCCGACATGGTTCCGGTCACGCGTGCCGCGGCGGGGATCAGGGGAAACCTCGCCACTGCCCGAGGCCAATGGGCGCGTGCTCTGCAGGAGTTCCGTCGGGCGGCGTCCTTGGAGGGCCGGTGCACCGGGGCAGGCGGGGTGGTGTCGGCTGTCAGCGGCATCGCGCAGGTCCACCTCGCCCAAGGCGATGCGGAGGCGGCGTGGGCGGTCGTCGCCCCGGTCCTGGACCCCCCGCCCACGGCTCCGCGGGCATGGGCCAACGGGCTGCTGCTCGTGGCGGTCAGAGCCGCTCTCGAGAGCGGCCACCGCGAGGCCGCCGAGCGACTGGTCGACGCGGTGGAGGAGGACACCCGGGGTACGGACTCGCCGGCGGTTGCGGCCGTGTTCGCCCTCACTCGTGGCATGATCCTGCGGCAGGACGGCGATCTGGAGGGGGCAGCGCTCCGCTTCGGCCGTGCCCGGTCGGTCTACGAGGACATGACGCGGCCCTACGCCGCCGCAAACGCGGCCGAGCTTCTGGCCGAGGCGATGAGTACGCGGGACCGCGAAGCCGCCGGCGGCGAGCTCGCGCAGGCGGCCGACACGTACGCGGCCCTGGGGGCCACGGCCGACACCGCCCGCTGCGAGGGAAAGTTGAGAGATCTCGGTCTGTGGCGGCCTTCCTCTCCCGGCCGCCGGGGATACGGCCTCGACCTCTCACCCCGGGAGAAGCAGGTTGCCCACCTTCTCGCGGACGGTGCGGCCAACCAGGACATCGCCCGGGCGCTGGTCCTGTCCGTCAGAACGGTCGAGCACCATGTGGCCCGGACACTGAAGAAGCTGGGTGTCACGCGTGAGGTGCTGCGCCGTACGGACGTGCTTGCTCGGCCCGACCACCTCCTGCGCTCCGACAATGGCTGA
- a CDS encoding FCD domain-containing protein, producing MTRILEQHRAVYEAIASRNGDLARSWMTAHVAGVDVRATPYRRPRGRVGAPVDQRA from the coding sequence GTGACCCGCATCTTGGAACAGCACCGGGCGGTCTACGAGGCCATCGCCAGCCGCAATGGTGACCTTGCACGCTCGTGGATGACCGCGCACGTCGCTGGGGTGGACGTTCGCGCCACGCCATATCGGCGCCCGCGCGGTCGGGTTGGAGCTCCCGTCGATCAGCGAGCATAG
- a CDS encoding extracellular solute-binding protein, whose translation MPRHRHVLTAATTALLLSVSTAGCADKHVEGVTLRLVVADYEVRGQSDNTEQYWNDLITAFEAAHPDIKVKVDVEPWDYVDGKVAAMAKAGQAPDLAQLKSYADFAERGDLYSVDSLVSIPVQSNFVHSLAVAGERDRTQYAMPFTASTRLLFYNKDLFAKAGISNPPKTWDELKAAAQKLNSRTRVPYPIAVPLGPEEAHIEAMAWMLGGEGGYTNFTGSYAISSKNNLNSLTWLKENLVTEGLTGPVPVNKLNRRDAYAAFLRGEAGMVNGHPSLLQAAKAAGIRVGVVPVPSHSGKSIPAPAVVDWMMGFKRNGHRKELGTFLNFVFKDKNVWEFATRNNLLPVTVSVTEQMKADAEHEDLGRFLEELPASELPPVGKSSWAVVSDSIKRNIGTAMTSGGSPATTLDVIANDAKKAEGQPR comes from the coding sequence GTGCCGAGGCACCGCCATGTCCTGACAGCGGCCACTACCGCTCTGCTTCTCTCCGTCTCCACGGCAGGCTGCGCCGACAAGCACGTCGAGGGAGTCACCTTGCGGTTGGTGGTGGCCGACTACGAGGTGAGGGGCCAGTCCGACAACACCGAGCAGTACTGGAACGATCTGATCACCGCGTTCGAGGCCGCGCATCCCGACATCAAGGTCAAGGTGGACGTCGAGCCCTGGGACTACGTGGACGGCAAGGTCGCCGCCATGGCCAAGGCGGGCCAAGCACCGGACCTGGCGCAGCTGAAGTCGTACGCCGACTTCGCAGAGCGAGGCGATCTCTACTCCGTCGACAGCCTGGTCTCCATCCCCGTGCAGTCGAACTTCGTGCATTCGCTCGCCGTCGCGGGAGAACGCGACAGGACCCAGTACGCCATGCCGTTCACGGCCTCGACCAGGCTCCTCTTCTACAACAAGGATCTGTTCGCAAAAGCAGGCATCAGCAACCCCCCGAAGACCTGGGACGAGCTGAAGGCGGCGGCGCAGAAGCTGAACAGCCGCACCCGTGTCCCGTACCCGATAGCCGTGCCGCTGGGACCCGAGGAGGCCCACATCGAGGCGATGGCCTGGATGCTGGGAGGCGAAGGCGGATACACCAACTTCACTGGGTCGTATGCGATCAGTTCGAAGAACAACCTCAACAGCTTGACATGGCTGAAGGAGAACCTCGTCACGGAGGGGCTCACCGGCCCCGTCCCGGTGAACAAGCTCAACCGCAGGGACGCCTACGCGGCGTTCCTGCGTGGCGAGGCGGGCATGGTCAACGGGCACCCGTCCTTGCTGCAGGCTGCGAAGGCTGCAGGGATCAGAGTCGGTGTAGTACCTGTGCCGAGTCACAGCGGCAAGAGCATTCCGGCACCGGCGGTGGTCGACTGGATGATGGGGTTCAAGCGGAACGGGCACCGCAAGGAACTGGGCACGTTCCTCAACTTCGTCTTCAAGGACAAGAACGTTTGGGAATTCGCAACTCGCAACAATCTGCTGCCCGTCACCGTGTCGGTGACCGAGCAGATGAAAGCGGATGCCGAGCACGAAGACCTGGGGAGGTTCCTGGAGGAGCTGCCGGCCTCGGAACTGCCCCCCGTCGGCAAGAGCTCATGGGCCGTGGTGAGTGACAGCATCAAGCGAAACATAGGCACTGCGATGACCTCCGGCGGCAGTCCCGCCACCACCCTGGACGTAATAGCCAACGACGCCAAGAAGGCCGAGGGGCAGCCGCGTTAG
- a CDS encoding ATP-binding protein: MATAVQTRWGDAGLPVELTSFVGRRQEIGAVKAALSEARVVTLTGVGGIGKTRLATRVATGLRRAFSDGVRFLDLSSVSDRSALGSAVVETLEIHDQSDRDPTEIITEFLRERQMLLVFDNCEQVVEECAALINAVIRQAPQVRVLATSRERLWLTGEHVWRVPPLSVPAADPEPGEDFARSSTGPPQYPALVLFAERAAAVGGAALARDDWPDVARLCRRLDGLPLAIELAAVQTRMFTPGQLVRGFEERLGSLGTSDRTAPARHRSLEAAIDWSYELCSPQERLLWARASVFAGWFDLDAAEGVCSGEDVPPEAVMVLVAGLLDKSVLVQEEHLGQAQYRLLETLAHYGRTRLRATGQEAELVRRHRDWYLQLAEQMAAQWYGPDQLSWSRRLRRDYRNLRAAMEHCLSTQGEEHAGLRFTAALLQYWHGSGQMAEGRAWLERALTASTEPSPARVMSLRNLASICASQQDLAAAEAAWEEGLALARTLHDPLLTARALAVGAELAVHRGDFVAAIAHAREALSCPEYAGAPERAASHSMLAVAHALLGNYDEAVSAFEQTQRCNIEFGERFALSWTLISRAVAEYGAGENTSAITYTREAIRIAHEFNNPLGLSAALVVLLCSTAADGDLARAAVLLGARRRISRVFGISEFVSDAESALVDTATSQIRQGLGETPFEAGGARGFAFDLDTAVDYALGAEEEPVPAAEASAAPAEPNPLTAREQQVAELVAQGMSNKQIAAKLVISPRTVEGHVDHVLTKLGLTSRAHVAAWATRHGKS; this comes from the coding sequence ATGGCCACTGCCGTGCAGACCCGCTGGGGTGACGCCGGCCTGCCGGTCGAGTTGACGAGCTTCGTGGGGCGGCGACAGGAGATCGGCGCGGTCAAGGCCGCGCTGTCCGAGGCCCGGGTGGTAACCCTGACGGGCGTCGGCGGCATCGGCAAGACACGGCTGGCGACGCGTGTGGCGACAGGACTGCGTCGGGCGTTCTCGGACGGGGTGCGCTTCCTCGACCTCTCCTCGGTGTCGGATCGGTCAGCACTGGGATCCGCCGTGGTGGAGACCCTGGAGATCCACGACCAGTCGGACCGTGATCCGACAGAGATCATCACCGAGTTCCTGCGCGAGCGGCAGATGCTGCTGGTCTTCGACAACTGCGAGCAGGTCGTCGAAGAGTGCGCGGCCCTCATCAACGCCGTCATCCGGCAGGCTCCGCAGGTACGGGTGCTGGCGACGAGCCGCGAACGGCTGTGGCTCACCGGTGAGCACGTGTGGCGGGTGCCACCGCTGTCCGTCCCGGCCGCGGATCCGGAGCCCGGTGAGGACTTCGCCCGCAGCTCCACCGGGCCCCCGCAGTACCCGGCGCTGGTGCTGTTCGCGGAGCGAGCCGCCGCAGTCGGTGGGGCCGCCCTGGCCCGGGACGACTGGCCCGACGTGGCTCGGCTGTGCCGACGGCTGGACGGCCTGCCGCTGGCCATCGAGCTGGCCGCGGTCCAAACCCGGATGTTCACACCGGGACAGCTCGTGCGGGGCTTCGAGGAGCGGCTGGGCTCTCTGGGCACCTCCGACCGCACGGCGCCGGCCCGGCATCGCAGCCTTGAGGCGGCGATCGACTGGAGCTATGAGCTCTGCTCGCCGCAGGAGCGGCTGCTGTGGGCACGTGCCTCGGTCTTCGCCGGCTGGTTCGACCTCGACGCGGCCGAGGGAGTCTGCTCCGGCGAGGACGTCCCGCCCGAGGCGGTCATGGTGCTGGTCGCCGGGCTGCTGGACAAGTCCGTCCTCGTCCAAGAGGAGCATCTCGGGCAGGCGCAGTACCGGCTGCTGGAGACCCTGGCCCACTACGGACGCACCCGGCTGCGCGCCACGGGCCAGGAAGCGGAACTGGTCCGACGCCACCGCGACTGGTACCTCCAGCTCGCCGAGCAGATGGCAGCGCAGTGGTACGGCCCCGACCAGCTGTCGTGGTCACGCCGTCTGCGCCGCGACTACCGCAACCTGCGCGCCGCCATGGAGCACTGCCTCTCCACGCAGGGGGAGGAACACGCCGGACTCAGGTTCACCGCCGCCCTCCTGCAGTACTGGCACGGCAGCGGCCAAATGGCCGAGGGGCGGGCGTGGCTGGAGCGTGCCCTGACCGCAAGCACGGAGCCGAGCCCTGCACGCGTCATGTCCCTGCGGAACCTGGCCTCGATCTGCGCCAGCCAGCAGGACCTCGCCGCTGCGGAGGCGGCCTGGGAGGAAGGCCTGGCGCTGGCGCGCACGCTGCACGATCCGCTGCTGACCGCACGTGCTCTCGCTGTCGGGGCGGAGCTCGCGGTACACCGCGGCGATTTTGTCGCGGCGATCGCCCACGCGAGGGAGGCCCTTTCCTGCCCGGAGTACGCCGGAGCTCCCGAGCGCGCAGCCTCGCACAGCATGCTGGCCGTCGCGCATGCGTTGCTCGGCAACTACGACGAGGCGGTCTCCGCCTTCGAGCAGACGCAGCGCTGCAATATCGAGTTCGGTGAGCGTTTCGCCCTGTCCTGGACGCTGATCAGTCGGGCCGTCGCGGAGTACGGCGCCGGTGAGAACACCTCCGCGATCACGTACACGCGCGAAGCCATCAGAATCGCGCACGAGTTCAACAACCCGCTTGGTCTGTCGGCGGCCCTAGTGGTCCTGTTGTGCTCAACAGCGGCTGACGGCGATCTCGCACGCGCTGCCGTCCTGCTCGGCGCACGCCGACGCATCTCCCGCGTGTTCGGCATTTCCGAGTTCGTCAGCGACGCCGAGTCCGCCCTCGTCGACACCGCCACCTCGCAGATCAGGCAGGGACTCGGCGAGACCCCGTTCGAGGCGGGGGGGGCCCGCGGCTTCGCCTTCGACCTCGACACCGCGGTCGACTACGCACTCGGCGCCGAGGAGGAGCCCGTGCCGGCAGCCGAGGCGAGCGCCGCACCGGCCGAGCCCAATCCGCTGACCGCGCGCGAACAGCAAGTCGCGGAGCTGGTCGCGCAGGGCATGTCCAACAAGCAGATCGCCGCGAAGCTGGTGATCTCCCCGCGCACGGTCGAAGGGCACGTCGACCACGTCCTCACCAAGCTCGGCTTGACCTCCCGTGCCCACGTCGCCGCCTGGGCCACCCGACACGGCAAGAGCTGA